A portion of the Micromonospora vinacea genome contains these proteins:
- a CDS encoding alpha/beta hydrolase family protein, with translation MNGDPEYAQEFVDVDGGRLGVQVYPEPAGVPGAPVVVIWPAMGVRARYYRPFAAALRAAGLAVVVADLRGTGESTPAPSRADRHGYSELADDVGAVLTALKPRLDGRTRLLLGHSLGGQAALLHLALHGGDEVDGLALIAVGIPYWRTYPGRRGLGVLPYTQGIAATAALLGVWPGWGFGGRQARGVIRDWAHTARTGRFPRLDGTDTEAAVRAVRTPVLAVSVDDDQFTPHETMDHLCAKLAGAPVTRERYTVAQAGTTLDHFTWVRAGVPLARRIAGFAGDLPPR, from the coding sequence GTGAACGGGGATCCGGAGTACGCGCAGGAGTTCGTCGACGTCGACGGTGGCCGGCTGGGTGTGCAGGTCTACCCGGAGCCGGCCGGAGTGCCCGGCGCGCCGGTGGTCGTGATCTGGCCCGCGATGGGGGTCCGGGCCCGGTACTACCGGCCCTTCGCCGCCGCGCTGCGCGCCGCCGGGCTGGCCGTGGTCGTGGCCGACCTGCGCGGCACCGGGGAGAGCACGCCCGCGCCGAGTCGGGCGGACCGACACGGTTACTCCGAGCTGGCCGACGACGTCGGCGCCGTCCTGACCGCCCTCAAACCACGACTGGACGGACGCACCCGACTGCTTCTCGGGCACTCGCTCGGCGGGCAGGCCGCGCTGCTGCACCTCGCCCTGCACGGCGGCGACGAGGTGGACGGGTTGGCGCTGATCGCGGTCGGCATCCCGTACTGGCGGACCTACCCGGGCCGGCGCGGCCTCGGCGTGCTGCCCTACACCCAGGGGATCGCCGCCACCGCGGCCCTGCTCGGGGTCTGGCCGGGCTGGGGCTTCGGCGGTCGACAGGCACGCGGTGTGATCCGCGACTGGGCGCACACCGCGCGGACCGGTCGATTCCCCCGGCTCGACGGTACGGACACCGAGGCGGCGGTCCGCGCGGTGCGGACACCGGTGCTGGCCGTCAGTGTGGACGACGACCAGTTCACCCCGCACGAGACCATGGACCACCTCTGCGCGAAGCTCGCCGGCGCGCCGGTGACCCGGGAGCGGTACACAGTGGCGCAGGCCGGTACGACGTTGGACCACTTCACCTGGGTTCGCGCGGGCGTCCCGCTGGCGCGGCGGATCGCCGGTTTCGCCGGCGACCTGCCGCCCCGCTGA